A single window of Anaerocolumna chitinilytica DNA harbors:
- a CDS encoding sensor histidine kinase: MERKNNYLWGKNFLSRISLFKKMLILFIGCAIIPITTQAYFYYIDTEKSIQENMLQKVSETLDDKAYKLSGELSTALALSRRLAKDDSLKGMMDTNFNDEKSYLETYQNKIKQILSLNLPYYQQIRGLAVYTDNPSVLNGIYVKKVIPFNDVLLGEELLDIKEAWITTSQGKSQLRIAVSSKEGISGDRSISIISYMNNYNQYSNYNKVIKVDLYIPYFINILKESNLFENMIVADSNGRVVMAANTYSVSGGFSIYNPDEVKEGIVVLKKEINGFPLSVYGFYDAKVIAGEFKESRMNSLYASFIAVVLATLFCFAITLNITKRIRLMVKQSKHIAMGNFVQSKYPVNGNDEISLLENSMNQMSCQLKELIEQEYQRKLLQVELEKETTQAKLSALQSQVNPHFLFNALESIRLKALSKEEEETATMIKYMARMFRQLINWKDDIVMLQDDMKFLEEYLIIQKYRFEDEFTYEIEIDEEVRNCRIPKMIIQPLVENVCVHGVGAIPRGRQVKVSAKREAEILVIKVKDNGVGMPAEKLQAIRLALKGKEQPASIGLYNVYQRLLLYYGENFDFLIESAMGEGTEFRIHIPIKYAEGAE, from the coding sequence GTGGAGAGAAAAAATAATTATCTTTGGGGAAAGAATTTTTTGAGCAGAATATCTCTGTTCAAAAAAATGTTGATTTTATTCATTGGATGCGCCATTATTCCGATTACTACCCAAGCATATTTTTATTATATTGATACGGAGAAAAGCATTCAGGAAAATATGCTGCAAAAGGTAAGTGAAACACTGGATGACAAAGCTTATAAGCTCTCAGGAGAATTGTCCACAGCACTTGCTCTGTCCAGAAGACTTGCCAAGGATGACTCCCTCAAGGGAATGATGGATACGAATTTTAATGACGAGAAAAGTTACCTTGAAACCTATCAAAATAAAATAAAACAGATCTTATCCTTAAATCTTCCCTATTATCAACAGATCAGGGGATTAGCAGTATATACGGACAATCCCAGTGTCTTAAATGGTATTTATGTAAAGAAGGTTATTCCTTTTAATGATGTTCTTTTAGGAGAAGAATTACTGGATATAAAGGAAGCTTGGATTACTACCAGTCAGGGCAAATCACAGCTGCGTATTGCAGTTAGTTCCAAAGAGGGCATCTCAGGTGACCGCAGTATCAGTATTATCAGCTATATGAATAACTATAACCAATACAGTAATTATAACAAAGTAATAAAGGTGGATTTGTATATTCCTTATTTTATTAACATTTTAAAAGAAAGTAATTTATTTGAAAATATGATTGTGGCTGACAGTAACGGGCGGGTGGTGATGGCAGCCAATACCTACAGTGTCAGCGGGGGATTCAGTATCTACAATCCGGATGAGGTGAAGGAAGGAATTGTGGTCCTAAAAAAAGAGATTAATGGTTTTCCCCTTTCTGTTTATGGCTTTTATGATGCAAAAGTAATAGCGGGGGAATTCAAAGAAAGCAGGATGAATAGTCTGTATGCCTCCTTTATTGCCGTAGTACTTGCTACTCTCTTTTGTTTTGCCATAACTTTGAATATAACCAAACGTATACGATTAATGGTAAAGCAGTCAAAACATATCGCAATGGGTAATTTTGTGCAATCGAAATATCCGGTAAATGGAAATGATGAAATCAGCCTTTTAGAAAACAGTATGAACCAGATGAGCTGCCAGTTAAAGGAGCTTATTGAGCAGGAATACCAAAGAAAGCTTCTGCAAGTAGAGTTGGAAAAGGAAACGACTCAGGCTAAGCTCTCAGCTCTGCAAAGCCAGGTAAATCCTCATTTTCTGTTTAATGCTCTGGAGAGTATCCGGTTAAAAGCCCTGTCCAAGGAGGAGGAAGAAACGGCGACCATGATTAAGTATATGGCAAGGATGTTCCGCCAGCTAATCAACTGGAAAGATGATATCGTGATGCTTCAGGATGATATGAAGTTCCTTGAGGAGTATCTGATTATTCAGAAATATCGTTTTGAAGATGAATTTACCTATGAAATTGAAATTGATGAGGAAGTCAGAAACTGCCGGATTCCAAAGATGATTATACAGCCACTGGTGGAGAATGTCTGTGTTCATGGCGTAGGTGCCATACCAAGAGGCAGGCAGGTGAAAGTATCTGCTAAAAGGGAAGCAGAAATACTCGTTATTAAAGTTAAGGATAACGGAGTGGGGATGCCGGCGGAGAAATTACAGGCCATAAGACTGGCCTTAAAGGGAAAGGAACAACCGGCAAGCATAGGTTTGTATAATGTGTACCAACGGCTCTTATTGTATTACGGGGAGAATTTTGATTTCCTCATTGAAAGTGCTATGGGAGAAGGGACGGAATTTAGGATTCATATACCAATAAAATATGCGGAGGGGGCAGAGTAA
- a CDS encoding sialate O-acetylesterase — protein sequence MNTEQQFRLPRLISDGMVLRQGRTANIWGYASPGERIAVRFLGENTETVTGIDGKWIARLYDLKPGGPYEMLITCESEEEIRLKDILIGEVWVCSGQSNMELPISRVADRYPQVREDEGNTNIRVFKINEKYSFHGPLKELESGHWQAAAKSTIMDFSAVAYFFAQYLYEAASIPVGIINASLGGSPAQAWMSEEMLEDFLVYKEDITACKNDDFITAQLSRNETLSEEWCNYLEGQDEGLGREGQPWYHPQLRDEDWQEITLPGFFAEAGLKDFTGSLWFRKKIYLSEDTEGKQATLLLGTIVDSDEVYINGILVGSTPYQYPPRKYTVPEGILRAGENTLTVRVVCDTGNGRFTPGKRYALITEREEISLEGLWKYRVGGVCGKRPETIFISWKPTGLYNGMLAPCLDYTITGALWYQGESNTGSPDNYQELFQKLIGGWRRNWKQGDFPFLFVQLPNFSIDIPAGDMGWQKIREAQRQALKLPNTAMVVSIDLGEDNDIHPTKKKEIAYRLSLCARALTGLEELEYSGPQVMEAVLKGEEIVLTFSHAQAGMVTQSGSLNPGNFLIAGKNKQYQKAEAVISGNQVILRWQISKGETMVQRPEYVRYAYSGSTEEALLYNREGLPASPFEVKIKQNDR from the coding sequence GTGAACACAGAACAACAATTCAGGCTGCCAAGGCTAATAAGTGATGGTATGGTACTGAGACAGGGAAGAACGGCAAATATATGGGGATATGCCAGTCCGGGAGAGCGAATTGCCGTACGGTTTCTGGGAGAGAACACAGAAACTGTCACCGGAATAGATGGCAAGTGGATTGCGCGGTTATATGACCTTAAACCCGGAGGACCCTATGAGATGCTTATCACCTGCGAAAGCGAAGAAGAAATCCGGTTAAAGGATATCTTGATTGGGGAGGTATGGGTTTGTTCGGGCCAGTCCAATATGGAATTGCCTATAAGCCGTGTGGCCGATCGGTATCCCCAGGTAAGAGAAGATGAGGGGAATACAAATATCCGTGTCTTTAAGATTAATGAAAAGTATAGTTTTCATGGACCCTTGAAGGAATTGGAATCCGGTCATTGGCAGGCTGCCGCAAAAAGCACTATTATGGATTTTTCCGCAGTGGCCTATTTCTTTGCACAATATTTGTATGAGGCGGCTTCTATCCCGGTAGGTATCATAAACGCAAGTCTTGGCGGATCACCTGCACAGGCCTGGATGAGTGAAGAAATGCTGGAAGATTTCTTAGTATATAAAGAGGATATAACAGCCTGTAAAAATGATGACTTTATAACGGCCCAGCTGAGCAGAAATGAGACCCTTTCGGAGGAATGGTGCAATTATCTGGAGGGACAGGATGAAGGGTTAGGCAGAGAAGGCCAGCCCTGGTATCATCCGCAGTTGCGGGATGAAGATTGGCAGGAGATTACTCTCCCGGGGTTTTTCGCCGAAGCGGGACTTAAAGATTTTACAGGGAGTTTGTGGTTTCGAAAAAAAATATATCTTTCGGAAGACACAGAAGGAAAACAAGCCACTCTTTTGCTGGGAACCATCGTAGACAGTGACGAAGTATATATAAATGGCATATTAGTCGGCAGTACCCCTTATCAGTATCCACCGAGAAAATACACGGTGCCGGAAGGAATTTTAAGAGCAGGAGAAAATACACTAACTGTCAGGGTGGTGTGCGATACGGGAAATGGACGATTCACACCAGGAAAGAGATATGCCCTTATAACAGAAAGGGAAGAGATTTCCCTGGAGGGCTTATGGAAATACCGGGTTGGCGGTGTATGCGGCAAAAGACCGGAAACAATCTTTATCAGTTGGAAGCCCACAGGACTTTATAACGGGATGCTGGCACCCTGTCTGGATTATACCATAACCGGCGCTCTTTGGTATCAGGGAGAATCCAACACTGGCAGCCCGGATAATTATCAGGAACTGTTCCAAAAACTGATAGGAGGCTGGCGAAGAAATTGGAAGCAGGGAGATTTTCCTTTTCTTTTTGTTCAATTACCAAACTTTTCGATTGATATACCGGCTGGAGATATGGGGTGGCAAAAGATACGGGAAGCGCAACGCCAGGCACTGAAGCTTCCAAACACAGCTATGGTTGTGTCCATTGATCTGGGGGAAGATAACGATATTCACCCCACAAAGAAGAAAGAAATTGCCTACCGTCTTTCACTTTGTGCAAGAGCTCTGACAGGATTGGAGGAATTGGAATATAGCGGTCCCCAGGTAATGGAAGCGGTACTAAAGGGGGAGGAGATAGTCCTGACCTTTTCCCATGCGCAGGCGGGTATGGTTACACAAAGCGGCAGCCTTAATCCCGGTAATTTTTTGATAGCCGGTAAGAATAAGCAATACCAAAAGGCGGAAGCTGTGATCTCAGGCAATCAGGTTATCTTAAGATGGCAGATTTCAAAGGGAGAAACAATGGTGCAGAGACCGGAATATGTTCGTTATGCCTATTCTGGCAGTACAGAGGAGGCATTGCTGTACAATAGGGAAGGCCTCCCGGCCTCACCTTTTGAAGTAAAAATAAAACAGAATGACAGATAA
- a CDS encoding response regulator produces the protein MYSILIVDDEKAIRENLSKAIPFDEYGFFIGGTAANGAEALELLPVLKPDMILLDVCMPVMDGLGFLKELKKTEYSDTIVIMLSGYSDFEYAKKAMRYGAKGYVTKPVDEEILPLLTEMNQELRKSSYQRLMKTQMDDLRLLNMLYNGKSWDRSIFGKYILVHCIILKATVDDGEDNPYSIVQNCMENLLKEYGNCLFRTKGCILTYLIPKEIFHYYDESEEIFAKHLLYLLREEKLQCSLLLDKEVFGNSDSAFREDYNANLYTMMTEVFYGKTGVIDITKLAKNNRVERLNREEYFMEQLRRYLLELDKASIQREFDALMEEIEGIRLRIEYIQEINFRIYYLLADTIASESSNSREEPILTPPEWLEYIYFYTFDKWKMLQLSGIEEAFRYIESRRSIANLGVCGNIIEYVHRHFREPITLQQVAENFYMNSAYLGQIFQKATGESFKRYVNNLRIAEAKRLLKQTDGLIYEIAYQVGYVESKYFIEKFVAHVGMSPTEYRKAIV, from the coding sequence ATGTATTCTATCTTAATTGTGGATGATGAAAAAGCGATAAGAGAAAATCTATCGAAAGCGATACCTTTTGATGAATATGGTTTTTTTATTGGTGGTACGGCTGCTAACGGTGCTGAGGCATTGGAACTGCTACCTGTACTGAAACCGGATATGATACTGTTAGATGTCTGCATGCCGGTAATGGATGGATTGGGATTCTTAAAGGAACTAAAAAAAACCGAATACAGTGACACAATTGTAATTATGCTTTCCGGCTACAGCGATTTTGAATATGCGAAAAAGGCTATGAGATACGGTGCGAAAGGCTATGTAACTAAGCCGGTGGATGAGGAAATTCTGCCTTTATTAACGGAAATGAATCAGGAGCTTAGAAAGAGCAGTTACCAGAGGCTCATGAAAACACAAATGGATGACTTAAGGCTGCTAAATATGCTCTATAACGGAAAAAGCTGGGACAGAAGTATATTTGGTAAATATATTTTAGTGCATTGTATAATATTGAAGGCTACTGTGGATGACGGGGAGGATAATCCCTATAGTATTGTTCAGAATTGTATGGAAAATTTGCTAAAGGAATACGGAAACTGCCTTTTTAGAACAAAGGGCTGTATTTTAACATATCTGATACCAAAAGAAATCTTTCATTATTATGATGAAAGTGAAGAAATTTTTGCAAAACATCTGCTGTACCTGTTAAGGGAGGAAAAGCTTCAGTGCAGCCTTTTACTGGATAAAGAGGTATTTGGAAACAGTGACTCCGCTTTTCGTGAGGACTACAATGCTAACCTGTATACCATGATGACGGAAGTATTCTACGGAAAAACCGGTGTTATCGATATTACAAAACTAGCTAAAAATAACCGGGTGGAACGACTGAACCGGGAAGAATATTTTATGGAACAGCTGAGGAGATATCTGCTGGAACTGGATAAAGCCTCTATCCAACGAGAATTTGATGCCCTCATGGAAGAAATAGAGGGAATTCGCCTTCGGATTGAATATATCCAGGAAATCAATTTCAGAATTTATTATCTTTTGGCGGATACAATTGCTTCAGAAAGCAGTAACAGCAGGGAGGAACCGATATTAACCCCTCCTGAGTGGCTGGAATATATTTATTTTTATACCTTTGACAAATGGAAGATGCTGCAGCTAAGCGGGATAGAAGAAGCCTTCCGGTATATTGAAAGCCGGAGAAGTATTGCAAATCTTGGCGTCTGCGGCAATATCATTGAGTATGTCCACAGACATTTCAGAGAACCTATCACTTTGCAGCAGGTAGCAGAAAATTTCTATATGAACTCTGCTTATCTGGGACAGATCTTTCAAAAGGCTACGGGAGAATCTTTTAAGAGGTATGTAAATAATCTGCGCATTGCAGAAGCGAAAAGGCTTCTAAAACAGACTGACGGACTGATTTATGAAATTGCTTACCAGGTGGGATACGTAGAAAGCAAGTATTTTATTGAGAAGTTTGTAGCACATGTGGGAATGAGTCCCACCGAATATCGGAAAGCAATCGTTTAG
- a CDS encoding carbohydrate ABC transporter permease: MTHEIKVKEKRERGLEPLIFHSLNGLFMLIIIVIMLYPFWNTVAVSFNDAQDSLRGGITLFPRIISTYSYEMVFKNPLLARAALNSILRTALATVLGVFICSLIGYVLSRPEFVWRKFVTRYFIITMYISAGLIPTYFLMKDLNLINKFLVYILPGLISVFNVIIIKSFMQNLPESLSEAAKVDGAGYFRCYWQIILPCCKPVLATVTLWCAVGAWNSWFDTFLYCSSKDSLTTLQYEMMKLLSSAMGSASKDATSIFSQTTVTQTVTPTSMRAAVTVVASLPILVVYPFLQKYFVNGVTVGAVKG, encoded by the coding sequence ATGACTCACGAAATAAAAGTAAAAGAAAAAAGAGAGCGTGGTTTGGAACCGTTGATATTTCATTCTCTGAATGGTCTATTCATGCTTATTATCATTGTCATCATGCTGTATCCTTTCTGGAATACCGTGGCAGTATCCTTTAACGATGCTCAGGATTCCTTAAGAGGCGGAATTACCTTATTCCCCCGTATAATATCAACCTACAGCTATGAGATGGTCTTTAAGAATCCTCTCCTTGCCAGAGCTGCGTTAAACTCCATCTTACGAACTGCTCTTGCTACAGTTCTTGGCGTATTTATCTGCTCCTTAATCGGGTATGTGCTGTCACGTCCTGAGTTTGTCTGGAGAAAGTTCGTAACCAGATACTTTATTATTACAATGTACATATCAGCCGGCTTAATACCTACCTACTTCCTGATGAAGGACCTTAACCTCATCAATAAATTCCTGGTATATATTCTGCCCGGACTAATCAGCGTATTTAATGTCATTATTATTAAATCCTTTATGCAAAACCTTCCGGAAAGCCTTTCAGAAGCCGCTAAGGTGGATGGGGCCGGTTATTTCAGATGTTATTGGCAGATTATACTGCCCTGCTGTAAGCCTGTGCTGGCGACGGTTACTCTCTGGTGTGCGGTTGGAGCCTGGAATTCCTGGTTTGACACCTTTCTTTACTGCTCCAGCAAGGATAGTCTTACTACATTACAGTATGAAATGATGAAGCTGCTTTCTTCCGCCATGGGAAGTGCTTCGAAGGATGCAACCTCCATTTTCAGTCAGACCACCGTTACCCAGACGGTTACCCCTACATCTATGAGAGCAGCGGTAACCGTAGTGGCCTCCCTGCCGATTCTGGTGGTATATCCATTTCTCCAAAAATACTTTGTAAACGGAGTTACCGTTGGTGCCGTAAAGGGCTGA
- a CDS encoding type 2 periplasmic-binding domain-containing protein: MKKVMAILMIVCIMVSMTACGKTGENKAKNTAAVTETPAATETPAATDDSSKPDTTATAPGDIYGGLTALPDAGDPITFTMFVRDPGTVPSKDNPVLKKITELTGVTIDFEFLVGDLDSKVGVMIAGEDYPDAIFADNAKFTDAGAFIPLEDKLKDYPNLNDHYSPYADKMTAADGHQYILELYGARKNAAPIFNNTGSGFFIQKAVLEEAGYPIPKTLDEYFKLIEDYKTKHPDIDGVKTVGFEVLSDGWRDFCLRNPAQHLMGAGNDGDVYVDLNNYTASLYQISDTAKAYYKKLNDEYQKGIIEAETFTESYDQYISRISTGAVLGFFDQQWDFASGENVLKNDGKYNRTYVSVPITNPGVKDGYLDAPNNTITGNNGLGITIKCKNPERLLKFYDWLLQPSVQNYLQWGEEGKDYTLTADGGKVLTAERRAINNDTAKKRDLTGDTLWQYTPKLQGLYDDGTPCGPGDSKDEYLASQSDYDKQFLAAYNIQYPAQLMSDPVERPTYYPVWSMTIPDGSDAKVANTKMVDICRKYYPQLVLCNPSDYDKLWNEFLKEIENGNVQPYLDEVNKQIAKAMGK; this comes from the coding sequence ATGAAAAAAGTTATGGCTATTTTAATGATCGTATGCATTATGGTATCAATGACCGCATGCGGTAAAACTGGGGAGAACAAGGCGAAGAACACAGCAGCAGTCACTGAAACACCTGCTGCCACAGAAACACCTGCCGCTACGGATGACAGCAGCAAACCTGATACTACAGCAACTGCTCCGGGAGATATCTACGGAGGTTTAACTGCATTACCGGATGCCGGTGACCCGATTACTTTCACAATGTTTGTCCGCGACCCGGGAACTGTTCCCTCTAAGGATAATCCGGTTCTGAAAAAAATCACAGAATTAACCGGTGTTACCATTGATTTTGAATTTTTGGTAGGAGATTTAGATTCTAAGGTTGGTGTTATGATTGCCGGTGAGGATTATCCCGATGCAATTTTTGCCGACAATGCTAAATTTACCGATGCAGGTGCTTTTATTCCTCTGGAGGATAAACTAAAAGACTATCCCAACCTGAATGACCACTATAGTCCTTATGCCGATAAGATGACAGCAGCTGACGGACATCAATACATACTGGAACTGTATGGTGCCAGAAAAAATGCAGCACCTATTTTTAACAATACCGGTTCAGGCTTCTTTATACAGAAAGCTGTATTGGAAGAGGCCGGATATCCTATTCCTAAGACCCTTGATGAATACTTTAAACTGATTGAAGATTACAAGACAAAACATCCTGATATTGACGGTGTTAAGACAGTCGGATTCGAAGTTCTGTCTGATGGCTGGAGAGATTTCTGCCTTCGTAACCCGGCTCAGCATTTGATGGGCGCTGGTAATGATGGTGATGTTTATGTTGATTTGAATAATTATACGGCTTCTCTGTACCAGATCAGTGATACAGCGAAGGCTTATTACAAGAAATTAAATGACGAATACCAGAAAGGTATTATTGAAGCAGAAACATTTACAGAAAGCTATGACCAATATATATCAAGAATTTCCACCGGCGCTGTTTTAGGTTTCTTTGATCAGCAGTGGGATTTTGCCTCCGGTGAAAATGTATTAAAGAATGATGGAAAATATAACCGTACTTATGTAAGCGTACCGATTACGAATCCCGGTGTAAAAGATGGTTATCTGGATGCTCCAAACAATACCATAACCGGAAATAATGGTCTTGGTATTACGATTAAGTGCAAGAATCCTGAAAGATTATTAAAATTCTATGATTGGCTCTTACAGCCTTCTGTTCAGAACTACTTACAGTGGGGAGAAGAAGGAAAAGATTACACACTGACTGCTGACGGCGGAAAAGTACTTACTGCAGAAAGACGTGCAATCAACAATGATACAGCGAAGAAACGTGACCTTACGGGTGACACTTTGTGGCAGTATACACCGAAGCTTCAGGGACTTTATGATGATGGAACACCTTGCGGCCCTGGAGATTCCAAGGATGAATACCTTGCAAGCCAGTCCGATTATGATAAGCAGTTCCTGGCAGCATACAATATCCAGTATCCCGCTCAGTTAATGTCAGATCCGGTAGAGCGCCCCACTTATTATCCGGTTTGGTCCATGACCATTCCAGATGGCAGTGATGCCAAAGTTGCCAATACCAAGATGGTAGATATCTGCAGAAAATACTATCCTCAGCTGGTATTATGCAATCCTTCCGATTACGATAAATTATGGAATGAATTCTTAAAGGAAATAGAAAATGGTAATGTTCAGCCATATTTGGATGAAGTAAATAAACAGATTGCAAAAGCTATGGGAAAATAA
- a CDS encoding ABC transporter permease — translation MTRYKKSFQKLKAQRSLLFMIIPCMIFTFIFSYWPLRGWIMAFQNFRPAKGYNGSEFVGLKQFKFLFNEPDFWLSFRNTLGMSILSLVFGFISAIVFALLLNEIRMLGFKKLTQTISYLPHFLSWVIVCSLITNILSSSDGMLNNLLLGLGIIDKPILWLGVKKYFWWIVAFSNVWKEMGWNSIIYIAAMSGIDSALYEAAEIDGANRYRRMWHVTLPGIRSTIIVIMIMNLGWILNSGFEVQYLLGRGLVQDVAQTLDIFVLKYGISNGNYSLATAAGIFKSVISIALVMSANYLASKFGEDNLI, via the coding sequence ATGACACGGTACAAAAAGAGTTTTCAAAAATTAAAGGCGCAGAGGTCTCTGCTCTTCATGATTATACCCTGTATGATATTTACGTTTATTTTCAGCTACTGGCCGTTACGGGGATGGATTATGGCTTTTCAGAACTTCAGACCTGCTAAGGGTTACAACGGCTCGGAATTTGTCGGGCTGAAACAGTTTAAGTTCTTGTTCAACGAGCCGGATTTCTGGTTGTCTTTTCGGAATACCCTGGGCATGTCCATCTTGAGCCTGGTATTTGGTTTTATCAGTGCAATTGTTTTTGCACTTTTATTAAATGAAATTCGTATGCTGGGATTTAAGAAATTGACACAGACAATTTCATATTTACCCCACTTTTTAAGCTGGGTTATTGTTTGTTCCTTAATAACGAATATTTTATCATCTTCCGATGGTATGTTAAATAATCTGCTTCTGGGACTTGGCATAATTGATAAGCCCATATTGTGGCTGGGAGTAAAAAAGTATTTTTGGTGGATTGTAGCATTTTCTAACGTATGGAAAGAAATGGGGTGGAACTCCATTATATATATTGCTGCCATGAGCGGAATTGATTCTGCTCTTTATGAAGCAGCAGAAATCGACGGTGCGAACCGTTACCGCAGAATGTGGCATGTAACCCTTCCGGGTATCCGGTCCACAATTATTGTTATTATGATTATGAACCTTGGCTGGATACTCAATTCCGGTTTTGAGGTACAGTACTTATTAGGCAGGGGCCTTGTTCAGGATGTGGCTCAGACCTTGGATATCTTCGTATTAAAATATGGCATCAGCAACGGGAATTATTCCCTTGCAACAGCTGCCGGTATCTTTAAATCTGTAATTTCCATTGCACTGGTTATGTCTGCAAATTACCTGGCCAGCAAGTTTGGTGAAGATAACCTAATATAA
- a CDS encoding glycoside hydrolase family 3 C-terminal domain-containing protein: protein MSELVHNSIKIEEYRKRAEELVAQMTLEEKVFQMLHSAPAIERLGVKAYNWWNEGLHGVARAGVATVFPQAIGLAATFNEDLLEEVADAISTEARGKFAMQQEFGDTDIYKGLTLWSPNINIFRDPRWGRGHETYGEDPYLTSRLGVRFIQGIQGHDENFLKAAACAKHFAVHSGPEALRHEFNAEVSMQDLYETYLPAFKACVQEAGVEVVMGAYNRTNGEPCCGSSLLLKKILREDWGFEGHVVSDCWAIKDFHENHKVTAGPVESVALAVKQGCDLNCGNIFVYLLQAVEKGLVTEEEIDRAVIRLFTTRMKLGLFEEKEKMPYQEITYKLVDSDRMRRLNRKVARECLVLLKNENQLLPLNKSKVKTIGIIGPNADSRKALVGNYEGTASRYVTVLEGLKDYLGEDVRVFYSEGCHLYKDRISGLSASNDRIAEVKGVCKESDAVIVCLGLDADLEGEEGDTGNQFASGDKLDLRFPGLQHDILQAAYESGKPVILVVLSGSAMGLSWADEHIPAIIQGWYPGAEGGRAIAEVIFGEHSPEGKLPVTFYHTEQELPDFTDYSMKNRTYRYLEKEALYPFGYGLSYTSFEIANIRPDNALITEKGVNISLDISNTGKLPGGEVLQIYVKAEREATPNPQLKAFRKVYLAPGEKKELNIELPHTAFSLCDENGIGKVLPGKYTVYVGTSQPDTRSRALTGREPAAFEIKCMNELSC from the coding sequence ATGTCTGAATTGGTTCATAACAGTATAAAAATCGAAGAGTACAGAAAAAGAGCAGAAGAGCTGGTCGCACAGATGACATTGGAAGAAAAAGTATTTCAGATGCTTCACTCTGCCCCAGCTATTGAAAGACTTGGGGTAAAGGCCTACAACTGGTGGAACGAAGGACTTCACGGAGTGGCCAGGGCAGGAGTGGCTACGGTATTTCCCCAGGCAATCGGCCTTGCCGCAACCTTTAATGAGGATTTATTGGAAGAGGTAGCGGATGCCATCTCAACGGAAGCCAGAGGAAAATTCGCCATGCAGCAGGAATTCGGCGATACGGATATTTATAAAGGGCTGACCCTCTGGTCGCCTAATATCAATATTTTCCGCGATCCCAGATGGGGAAGGGGGCATGAGACCTATGGAGAAGACCCTTACCTGACCTCCAGATTGGGGGTACGTTTTATACAGGGAATCCAGGGACATGACGAGAACTTCTTAAAGGCGGCTGCCTGCGCCAAGCATTTTGCAGTACATTCAGGACCGGAAGCTTTAAGGCATGAATTTAATGCGGAAGTATCCATGCAGGATTTATACGAAACCTATCTGCCGGCCTTTAAAGCCTGTGTGCAGGAGGCAGGTGTTGAAGTTGTAATGGGAGCCTATAACCGTACCAACGGAGAACCATGCTGCGGCAGCAGTCTTCTCTTGAAGAAAATCCTAAGAGAGGATTGGGGGTTTGAGGGACATGTAGTGTCTGACTGCTGGGCTATTAAGGACTTTCATGAAAACCACAAGGTCACGGCAGGCCCGGTGGAATCCGTAGCACTGGCAGTAAAGCAGGGATGTGACCTAAACTGCGGCAATATCTTTGTTTACCTGCTTCAGGCGGTGGAAAAGGGGTTGGTTACCGAGGAAGAGATAGATAGAGCGGTTATCAGACTGTTTACTACCAGAATGAAGCTTGGATTATTTGAAGAAAAGGAAAAAATGCCTTATCAAGAGATTACCTATAAGCTGGTGGACTCTGATAGGATGAGAAGGCTTAACAGAAAGGTTGCCAGAGAATGTCTGGTGCTTCTCAAAAATGAGAATCAGCTTCTACCTTTGAATAAATCAAAGGTGAAGACTATCGGGATAATAGGGCCAAATGCAGACAGCAGAAAGGCCTTGGTTGGTAACTATGAAGGAACAGCCTCCAGATATGTGACTGTATTGGAAGGATTAAAGGATTATTTGGGAGAGGATGTCCGGGTATTCTATTCTGAAGGGTGTCATCTGTATAAAGATAGAATAAGCGGTCTTTCTGCCAGCAACGATAGAATTGCAGAGGTGAAGGGGGTCTGCAAGGAAAGTGATGCAGTAATCGTTTGTCTCGGATTGGATGCTGATTTGGAAGGAGAAGAGGGCGATACCGGCAATCAATTTGCCAGCGGAGATAAACTGGATTTGAGATTTCCGGGCTTGCAGCATGATATATTGCAGGCAGCTTATGAAAGCGGAAAACCCGTTATTCTGGTAGTTTTAAGCGGAAGTGCTATGGGACTTAGCTGGGCAGATGAACATATTCCCGCCATTATTCAGGGCTGGTATCCCGGAGCAGAGGGAGGCAGAGCGATTGCGGAAGTAATCTTTGGCGAACATTCCCCGGAGGGAAAACTGCCTGTGACCTTTTACCATACGGAGCAGGAACTGCCGGACTTTACGGACTATTCCATGAAGAACCGAACCTACCGCTATTTGGAAAAGGAAGCCTTATATCCCTTTGGCTATGGATTATCCTATACTTCCTTTGAGATAGCCAATATCCGTCCGGATAATGCCCTTATAACAGAAAAAGGGGTAAATATCTCGCTGGATATATCCAATACCGGTAAATTGCCGGGAGGAGAAGTGCTGCAAATTTATGTGAAGGCGGAGCGGGAAGCCACTCCTAATCCTCAGCTAAAAGCTTTTAGAAAGGTATACCTGGCACCAGGGGAAAAGAAGGAGCTTAACATAGAACTCCCTCATACGGCTTTTAGCCTTTGTGATGAGAATGGCATCGGAAAAGTATTACCCGGAAAATATACCGTATATGTAGGAACCTCTCAGCCGGATACCAGAAGCCGTGCCCTTACGGGAAGAGAGCCGGCAGCTTTTGAAATTAAATGTATGAATGAGTTAAGCTGCTAA